Proteins from a genomic interval of Pantoea deleyi:
- the dapF gene encoding diaminopimelate epimerase, which produces MQFSKMHGLGNDFMVVDAVTQNIFFSPELIRRLADRHLGIGFDQLLIVEPPYDPDLDFHYRIFNADGSEVAQCGNGARCFARFVQLKGLTNKSDIRVSTQNGRMVLTVTPDDQVRVNMGEPNFEPQQVPFRANKAENLYLLRVAEQTVMLGAVSMGNPHCVIQVDSVKTAQVELLGPILESHERFPERVNVGFMEILNPEHIRLRVYERGAGETQACGSGACAAVACGIQQGILAPKVRVDLPGGTLHITWKGPGQPLYMTGPATHVYDGFIHL; this is translated from the coding sequence ATGCAGTTCTCCAAAATGCACGGTCTCGGCAACGATTTTATGGTTGTGGATGCCGTGACACAAAATATCTTTTTTTCGCCGGAATTGATCCGCCGGCTGGCTGACCGCCATCTGGGGATCGGTTTTGATCAGCTGCTGATTGTTGAACCGCCTTACGATCCCGACCTCGATTTCCACTATCGCATTTTCAACGCCGACGGCAGTGAAGTGGCACAGTGCGGCAACGGTGCGCGCTGCTTTGCCCGCTTTGTGCAGCTGAAAGGGCTGACCAACAAAAGCGACATCCGCGTCAGTACCCAGAATGGCCGCATGGTCCTGACCGTCACGCCTGATGATCAGGTGCGCGTGAACATGGGCGAGCCCAACTTCGAGCCGCAGCAGGTGCCGTTTCGCGCCAATAAAGCGGAAAATCTCTATCTGCTGCGCGTGGCAGAACAGACCGTGATGCTGGGTGCGGTGTCGATGGGTAATCCGCACTGCGTCATTCAGGTCGACAGTGTCAAAACCGCACAGGTCGAGCTGCTCGGCCCGATTCTGGAGAGCCATGAACGCTTCCCGGAACGCGTCAACGTCGGGTTTATGGAGATCCTTAATCCCGAACATATCCGCCTGCGCGTCTATGAACGCGGCGCGGGTGAAACACAGGCGTGCGGCAGCGGCGCCTGTGCTGCCGTTGCGTGCGGCATCCAGCAGGGCATTCTGGCCCCGAAGGTCCGGGTTGATCTGCCCGGCGGAACGCTGCATATCACCTGGAAAGGGCCTGGTCAGCCGCTCTATATGACCGGGCCTGCCACACACGTCTATGATGGGTTTATTCATCTATGA
- the lptM gene encoding LPS translocon maturation chaperone LptM, which produces MKKVTSLLAMTLAVISLAGCGLKGPLYFPPKDQPKKQQAPTERQKADATKADVGGLVTGNAGVKAN; this is translated from the coding sequence ATGAAGAAAGTAACAAGCCTGTTGGCCATGACACTGGCAGTAATCAGCCTTGCAGGTTGTGGCCTGAAAGGACCGCTCTACTTCCCGCCGAAGGATCAGCCGAAGAAACAGCAGGCGCCGACCGAACGCCAGAAAGCGGACGCCACTAAAGCCGATGTGGGCGGACTGGTAACCGGCAATGCAGGCGTAAAAGCGAACTAA
- a CDS encoding class I adenylate cyclase: MYLYIETLKQRLDAINQLRVDRALAAMGPAFQRVYSLLPTLLHYQHPQMPGYLEGNVPHGISFFTPDENQRQLLADLTGDNDLRHADAPKGERPITAIYSMGSTSSVGQNSVSDLDIWVCHQSWLDNEERLNLQRKCTLLQKWCVSMGVEVSFFLIDENRFRHNESGSLGGEDCGSTQHILLLDEFYRTAVRMAGKRILWNMVPGEEEHHYDDYVMSLYAKGVLTPNEWLDLGGLGTLSAEEYFGASLWQLYKSIDSPYKAVLKTLLLEAYSWEYPNTQLLAMDIKQRLHDGEIICFGLDPYCMMLERVTDYLTSIDDQPRLDLVRRCFYLKVCEKLSTDDHQHRTGWRREILSQLVKAWGWNDEKIAILDNRAEWKIERVREAHNELLDAMMQSYRNLIRFARRNNLSVSASPQDIGVLTRKLYAAFEALPGKVTLVNPQISPDLSEPNLTFIHVPPGRANRPGWYLYNQAPDMDSIISHQPLEYNRYLNKLVAWAWFNGLLTRKTRLHIKGNEICDLARLQELVNDVSSHFPLRLPAPTPKALYSPCEIRHLAIIVNLEHDPTAAFRNQVVHFDFRKLDVFSFGQQQQCLIGSIDLLYRNSWNEVRTLHFSGEQAMIEGLKTILGKMHQDASPPDTVEVFCYSQHLRGLIRTRVQQLVSECIELRLSSTRQEPGRFKALRMAGQTWGLFFERMSVSVQKLENAVEFYGAISNNKLHGLSIKVETNQTPLPPVVNGYASEGIIQFFFENTTDERGFNIYILDETNRVEVYHHCEGSKEELVRDVSRFYSSSHDRFTYGSSFINFNLPQFYQIVNTGERFQVIPFRSQTLTQLCTSQPDNDNSDYQPRYQVH; encoded by the coding sequence TTGTACCTCTATATTGAGACACTGAAACAGAGACTGGATGCAATCAACCAGCTGCGCGTTGATCGTGCGCTGGCTGCCATGGGGCCCGCTTTTCAGCGTGTCTACAGTCTGCTGCCAACCTTATTACATTATCAACATCCACAGATGCCGGGTTACCTTGAAGGTAACGTTCCACATGGCATCAGCTTTTTCACGCCTGATGAAAATCAACGCCAGCTGCTGGCCGACCTGACCGGCGATAATGACCTGCGCCACGCCGATGCGCCGAAAGGCGAACGGCCAATCACGGCCATCTACTCGATGGGCAGCACCTCCTCTGTTGGCCAGAACAGCGTCTCGGATCTTGATATCTGGGTCTGCCATCAATCCTGGCTGGATAATGAGGAGCGTCTGAACCTGCAGCGCAAATGCACGCTGCTGCAGAAGTGGTGCGTCTCTATGGGCGTGGAAGTCAGTTTCTTCCTGATTGATGAGAACCGTTTCCGTCACAACGAAAGTGGCAGCCTGGGCGGAGAAGATTGCGGTTCTACCCAACACATTTTACTGCTGGATGAGTTTTACCGTACGGCGGTTCGTATGGCCGGTAAACGCATCCTGTGGAACATGGTGCCGGGCGAAGAAGAGCATCACTACGACGACTACGTGATGTCGCTCTATGCCAAAGGCGTACTGACCCCGAACGAGTGGCTCGATCTGGGCGGCCTCGGCACGCTCTCGGCCGAAGAGTATTTCGGTGCCAGCCTGTGGCAGCTCTATAAGAGCATCGACTCCCCCTATAAAGCCGTCCTGAAAACGCTGCTGCTGGAAGCCTACAGCTGGGAATATCCTAATACGCAGCTGCTGGCGATGGATATCAAACAGCGGTTGCACGACGGCGAAATTATCTGCTTCGGGCTCGATCCCTACTGCATGATGCTGGAGCGGGTCACCGATTATCTGACCAGCATCGACGATCAGCCGCGTCTTGATCTGGTGCGCCGCTGCTTCTATCTGAAAGTGTGCGAAAAACTCAGCACCGACGATCATCAGCACCGCACCGGCTGGCGCCGCGAAATCTTATCGCAGCTGGTGAAAGCCTGGGGCTGGAACGACGAAAAGATTGCCATTCTGGACAACCGTGCAGAGTGGAAAATCGAGCGGGTGCGCGAAGCGCATAACGAACTGCTGGATGCGATGATGCAGAGCTATCGCAACCTGATCCGCTTTGCCCGTCGCAACAATTTAAGCGTCAGCGCCAGCCCGCAGGATATCGGCGTGCTGACCCGTAAACTCTATGCGGCTTTCGAGGCGCTGCCGGGAAAGGTCACGCTGGTTAACCCGCAGATCTCGCCCGATCTCTCCGAGCCTAATCTGACCTTTATTCATGTGCCGCCTGGCCGCGCCAACCGTCCTGGCTGGTATCTCTATAACCAGGCGCCGGACATGGATTCGATCATCAGCCATCAGCCCCTGGAATATAACCGCTACCTGAACAAGCTGGTGGCGTGGGCGTGGTTCAACGGTCTGCTGACCCGCAAAACCCGGCTGCATATTAAAGGCAACGAAATCTGCGATCTGGCGCGGCTGCAGGAGCTGGTGAACGATGTCTCCAGCCATTTCCCGCTGCGTCTGCCTGCGCCGACGCCAAAAGCGCTCTACAGCCCGTGCGAAATCCGCCATCTTGCGATTATCGTCAACCTTGAGCACGATCCGACGGCGGCCTTCCGCAATCAGGTAGTGCACTTCGACTTCCGCAAGCTGGACGTCTTCAGCTTTGGTCAGCAGCAGCAGTGCCTGATCGGAAGTATCGATCTGCTCTATCGTAACTCCTGGAATGAGGTGCGTACGCTGCACTTCAGCGGCGAACAGGCGATGATCGAAGGGCTGAAAACCATTCTGGGCAAGATGCATCAGGATGCGTCGCCGCCCGATACGGTGGAAGTGTTCTGCTACAGCCAGCATCTGCGCGGGCTGATCCGTACGCGCGTGCAGCAGCTGGTGTCAGAATGTATCGAGCTGCGTCTTTCCAGCACACGTCAGGAGCCGGGCCGCTTCAAAGCCCTGCGTATGGCGGGCCAGACGTGGGGACTCTTCTTCGAACGCATGAGCGTTTCGGTGCAGAAGCTGGAAAACGCGGTGGAGTTTTATGGCGCGATCTCCAACAACAAGCTGCACGGTCTGTCGATCAAAGTCGAAACCAATCAGACGCCGCTGCCGCCGGTGGTCAACGGCTACGCCAGCGAAGGGATCATTCAGTTCTTCTTTGAGAACACCACCGACGAGCGTGGCTTCAACATCTATATCCTCGATGAGACCAACCGGGTGGAGGTCTATCATCACTGCGAAGGCAGCAAAGAGGAGCTGGTGCGCGACGTCAGCCGGTTCTACTCTTCGTCACACGACCGTTTTACCTATGGGTCGAGCTTTATCAACTTCAACCTGCCGCAGTTCTACCAGATCGTGAATACCGGGGAGCGATTCCAGGTCATTCCGTTCCGCAGTCAGACGCTGACGCAGCTCTGCACGTCGCAGCCTGACAACGACAACAGCGACTATCAACCGCGCTATCAGGTGCATTGA
- the hemC gene encoding hydroxymethylbilane synthase, with product MLDKIFRIATRQSPLALWQAHYVQQRLMSAHPGLRVELVPMVTKGDIILDTPLAKVGGKGLFVKELELAMLEGRADMAVHSMKDVPVSFPDGLGLVTICERDDPRDAFVSHHYDSIDALPQGAIVGTSSLRRQCQISARRPDLVIRSLRGNVGTRLGKLDAGEYDAIILAVAGLKRLGLEDRIRQALPADVSLPAVGQGAVGIECRLDDTTLIGLLQALNHADTEVCVRAERAMNTRLEGGCQVPIGSFAVLEGDDLWLRGMVGAPDGRVMVSGERRGPRAQAEQMGISLADELLNGGAREILQEVYQGQPPA from the coding sequence ATGTTAGACAAAATTTTCAGAATTGCTACAAGACAAAGTCCGCTCGCACTGTGGCAGGCACATTATGTTCAGCAACGCCTCATGAGCGCCCATCCGGGCCTGCGCGTTGAGCTGGTGCCTATGGTCACCAAAGGTGACATTATCCTCGACACGCCGCTGGCGAAAGTCGGTGGCAAAGGGCTGTTTGTCAAAGAGCTTGAGCTGGCGATGCTGGAAGGCCGTGCCGATATGGCGGTACATTCCATGAAGGATGTGCCGGTCAGTTTTCCCGACGGGCTGGGCCTGGTGACCATCTGTGAGCGCGACGATCCGCGCGATGCGTTCGTTTCTCATCATTATGACTCTATCGATGCGCTGCCTCAGGGCGCCATCGTCGGAACGTCGAGCCTGCGTCGTCAGTGCCAGATCAGCGCGCGTCGTCCGGATCTGGTTATCCGCTCACTGCGTGGCAACGTCGGCACCCGCCTCGGTAAACTCGATGCCGGTGAATATGACGCCATTATTCTGGCCGTTGCCGGGCTGAAGCGGCTGGGACTGGAAGATCGCATTCGTCAGGCGCTGCCTGCCGACGTCTCACTGCCCGCCGTGGGCCAGGGGGCGGTCGGCATCGAATGCCGTCTCGACGACACGACCTTGATCGGCCTGTTACAGGCGCTGAACCACGCCGACACCGAAGTCTGTGTCAGAGCGGAGCGTGCCATGAATACCCGCCTGGAGGGCGGCTGTCAGGTGCCGATTGGCAGTTTTGCCGTGCTGGAAGGTGACGATCTCTGGCTGCGCGGCATGGTCGGCGCACCGGATGGCCGGGTCATGGTCAGCGGCGAACGCCGCGGCCCGCGCGCGCAGGCGGAACAGATGGGCATTTCACTCGCCGATGAACTGCTGAACGGCGGCGCGCGTGAAATCCTGCAAGAGGTCTATCAGGGGCAGCCGCCGGCATGA
- the hemD gene encoding uroporphyrinogen-III synthase has product MTILVTRPEPAAAELVSRLHAIGKQAWSLPLIEFAPGADLPSLPQTLAGLRADDLVFILSQQVIHYAQHRIKAWPPELDYYAIGRSTALAFHTVSGQQVTWPHAQETSEELIRLNTLQQVAGKRALILRGDPGRELLAETLTRRGAEVTFAACYQRRQKHYDGPVEGRRWRDRGVSVLVVTSGEMLQQLFSLFPAVDREEWLLNCRLIVVSERLATLAAGLGWQDIQVADGADNDALLRALR; this is encoded by the coding sequence ATGACCATCCTGGTGACGCGCCCGGAACCCGCAGCGGCAGAGCTGGTATCACGCCTGCATGCCATTGGTAAACAGGCGTGGAGCCTGCCGCTGATCGAATTTGCGCCGGGCGCTGACCTCCCCTCTCTGCCTCAGACGCTCGCCGGCCTGCGCGCCGATGACCTCGTTTTTATCCTTTCACAGCAGGTTATTCACTACGCACAGCACCGGATCAAAGCGTGGCCCCCTGAGCTGGACTATTATGCAATTGGTCGCAGCACCGCACTGGCGTTTCATACCGTCAGCGGTCAGCAGGTGACCTGGCCTCATGCGCAGGAAACCAGCGAAGAGCTGATCCGGCTGAATACGCTTCAGCAGGTGGCCGGTAAACGTGCGCTGATCCTGCGTGGCGATCCCGGACGCGAACTGCTGGCAGAGACGTTAACCCGGCGCGGTGCCGAGGTGACGTTTGCTGCCTGCTATCAGCGCCGTCAGAAGCACTACGATGGCCCGGTTGAGGGGCGTCGCTGGCGCGATCGCGGCGTCTCTGTGCTGGTGGTGACCAGCGGTGAAATGTTACAACAGCTTTTTTCGCTGTTCCCCGCAGTTGATCGCGAGGAATGGCTGCTCAACTGCCGACTGATCGTCGTCAGTGAACGTTTGGCTACTCTGGCCGCAGGATTGGGTTGGCAGGATATTCAGGTAGCCGATGGTGCCGATAACGATGCGCTGCTGCGCGCGTTACGCTGA
- the hemX gene encoding uroporphyrinogen-III C-methyltransferase, which translates to MTEQKDSSAMVEETTPAVDRSPSSNSTPPRQAKNGGMVLGAVAIVIALAIGAGLYLNGKHQADLQAQTNQKLSDQLSALQQQASSDKQQLTQQLSGAESALQTAQAQQTASAKELETLREKMAVISGNDVRSWLLAQADYLVKLAGRKLWSDQDVTTAAALLKSADASLADMNDPSVMNVRRALTQDISNLSAVTQVDYDGVILKLNQLSNNVDNLRLADNDSDDAPMDSDGGELSGSVREWRQNLVKSWHNFMDDFITIRRRDNTAQPLLAPNQDVYLRENIRSRLLIAAQAVPRHQDEIYKQSIDTVSAWVRAWYDTNDAATKAFLAQLDELSQQNINMDLPDSLESQPLLEQLMQTRVRNLLAQPSAAATQQGG; encoded by the coding sequence ATGACGGAACAAAAAGACTCCTCCGCCATGGTTGAAGAAACCACCCCAGCGGTCGACCGCTCTCCTTCCAGCAACAGCACACCACCGCGTCAGGCGAAAAATGGTGGCATGGTGCTGGGAGCAGTGGCGATTGTCATCGCGCTGGCAATAGGTGCGGGTTTATACCTTAACGGGAAACATCAGGCCGATTTGCAGGCACAAACCAATCAGAAGCTGAGCGATCAGTTAAGCGCGTTGCAGCAGCAGGCCAGCAGCGATAAACAGCAGCTGACACAGCAACTGAGTGGCGCAGAAAGCGCCCTGCAGACGGCGCAGGCCCAGCAGACCGCCTCTGCAAAAGAGCTGGAAACGCTGCGTGAAAAAATGGCCGTTATTTCCGGCAACGATGTGCGCAGCTGGCTGCTGGCGCAGGCGGACTATCTGGTGAAGCTGGCCGGCCGTAAACTCTGGAGCGATCAGGATGTCACCACTGCGGCGGCACTGCTGAAAAGCGCCGATGCCAGCCTGGCCGACATGAACGATCCCAGCGTCATGAACGTGCGTCGTGCCCTGACCCAGGATATCAGTAACCTCTCTGCCGTCACCCAGGTCGACTATGATGGCGTGATCCTCAAGCTCAATCAGCTGTCGAACAACGTTGATAATCTGCGTCTGGCGGATAACGACAGCGACGATGCGCCGATGGACAGCGACGGTGGCGAGCTGTCGGGGTCCGTGCGCGAATGGCGGCAGAACCTGGTGAAAAGCTGGCATAACTTTATGGATGATTTCATTACCATCCGCCGCCGCGACAATACCGCCCAGCCACTGCTGGCCCCCAATCAGGACGTTTACCTGCGCGAGAACATCCGATCACGTCTGCTGATTGCGGCGCAGGCTGTACCGCGTCATCAGGATGAGATCTACAAGCAGTCTATCGATACCGTTTCGGCCTGGGTTCGCGCCTGGTACGACACCAACGATGCTGCCACCAAAGCGTTTCTTGCCCAGCTGGATGAGCTGAGCCAGCAGAACATCAATATGGATCTGCCGGATAGCCTGGAAAGTCAGCCGCTGCTGGAGCAGCTGATGCAGACCCGCGTGCGGAACCTGTTAGCGCAACCTTCTGCCGCTGCTACTCAGCAGGGAGGCTAA
- the hemY gene encoding protoheme IX biogenesis protein HemY has translation MLKVFILFILLIAGVVLGPMIAGHQGYVLIQTDNWNIETSVTGLAIILIISLLVILAVEWLLRRVLRTGARTRGWFTGRKRRRAQRHTQSALMKLAEGDHRQAEKLLSKDADHADVPVANYLLAAEAAQQRGDEVRANQHLERAAELSESNTIPVEIARTRIQLARNEDHAARHSIDRLLEVAPRHPEVLRLAEQAYIRTGAWSALLDILPAMQKAQVGDDLHREALQQQAWLGLMNQAMADQGSDGLKRWWNTLSRKTRQDTTLQVAMADHLIECNDHDTAQSIVLEGLKRHYDDRLVLLMPRIKSGNPEALEKALRQQIKQHGATPLLHSTLGQLLMRHGEWQQAAEALQQALEQRPDAFDYAWLADVYDRLHRPEEAAKMRREGLLLTLKNNPNG, from the coding sequence ATGCTTAAGGTATTTATCCTCTTTATCCTGCTGATTGCGGGCGTGGTGCTGGGACCGATGATTGCCGGTCATCAGGGCTATGTACTGATTCAGACCGATAACTGGAACATCGAAACCAGCGTGACCGGCCTGGCCATCATCCTTATCATCAGCCTGCTGGTGATTCTGGCCGTCGAGTGGTTACTGCGCCGTGTGCTGCGCACCGGGGCCCGTACCCGTGGCTGGTTTACCGGACGTAAGCGCCGTCGTGCACAGCGTCATACGCAGTCGGCGCTGATGAAGCTGGCAGAGGGCGATCATCGTCAGGCAGAAAAACTGCTCTCCAAAGATGCCGACCACGCCGATGTGCCGGTCGCGAACTACCTGCTGGCCGCAGAAGCCGCTCAGCAGCGTGGCGACGAAGTCCGTGCCAATCAGCATCTGGAGCGCGCTGCGGAGCTGTCTGAAAGCAATACCATTCCGGTTGAGATTGCCCGTACACGGATTCAGCTGGCACGTAACGAAGATCACGCGGCGCGTCACAGCATCGACCGTCTGCTGGAAGTGGCGCCGCGTCATCCGGAAGTGCTGCGTCTGGCTGAACAGGCCTATATCCGAACCGGTGCCTGGAGTGCCCTGCTGGATATCCTGCCCGCCATGCAGAAGGCGCAGGTCGGCGACGATCTGCATCGCGAAGCCCTACAGCAGCAGGCCTGGCTGGGCCTGATGAATCAGGCGATGGCCGACCAGGGCAGCGATGGACTGAAGCGCTGGTGGAACACGCTGAGCCGCAAAACCCGTCAGGACACGACGCTGCAGGTGGCGATGGCGGATCATCTGATCGAATGTAACGACCACGACACCGCGCAGTCGATCGTGCTGGAAGGCCTCAAGCGCCATTACGACGACCGCCTGGTGCTGCTGATGCCTCGCATTAAAAGCGGCAATCCGGAAGCGCTGGAGAAGGCGCTTCGCCAGCAGATTAAACAGCATGGCGCTACGCCGCTACTGCACAGTACGCTGGGACAGTTGCTGATGCGCCACGGCGAATGGCAGCAGGCGGCTGAAGCCCTGCAGCAGGCGCTGGAACAGCGTCCTGATGCCTTCGACTATGCGTGGCTGGCGGATGTTTATGACCGCCTGCATCGTCCGGAAGAGGCAGCGAAAATGCGCCGTGAAGGGCTGCTGCTGACGCTGAAGAATAATCCCAACGGCTGA
- the wecG gene encoding lipopolysaccharide N-acetylmannosaminouronosyltransferase: MTKLTETPQYRIRGVELYGFENMPSAVSFLMPPQQVRSGILVAINAEKILTAERDEGLRTLLTQAEYAYADGISIVRSIRKKYPQARVQRIAGADLWEALMERAGREGTPVFLIGGRQQVLDETCAKLRRQWNVNIVGAQDGYFAPAEQDALFARIAASGAKLVTVALGSPRQELLMLACRAHWPDALYMGVGGTYDVFTGHVKRAPLIWQRLGLEWLYRLIRQPSRLRRQLKLLKYLRYHWRGDL; this comes from the coding sequence ATGACAAAGTTAACGGAAACGCCGCAGTACCGGATTCGTGGCGTTGAGCTGTATGGCTTCGAGAACATGCCGTCGGCGGTGAGTTTTCTGATGCCGCCGCAGCAGGTGCGCAGCGGCATTTTAGTGGCCATTAATGCGGAGAAGATCCTGACCGCCGAGCGGGATGAGGGATTACGCACGCTGCTGACCCAGGCAGAATATGCCTACGCGGATGGCATCAGCATTGTGCGCTCAATTCGCAAGAAGTATCCCCAGGCGCGGGTGCAGCGCATTGCGGGGGCGGATTTGTGGGAAGCGCTGATGGAGCGTGCCGGGCGGGAAGGGACGCCGGTCTTTTTGATCGGCGGTCGTCAGCAGGTGCTGGATGAAACCTGCGCTAAACTGCGTCGTCAGTGGAACGTGAATATTGTCGGGGCGCAGGATGGCTATTTTGCGCCAGCCGAACAGGATGCACTGTTTGCCCGGATTGCGGCCAGCGGCGCAAAGCTGGTAACCGTTGCGCTGGGATCGCCACGTCAGGAGCTGCTGATGCTGGCGTGCCGTGCGCACTGGCCAGATGCCCTCTATATGGGCGTAGGCGGCACCTATGATGTTTTCACCGGTCATGTGAAGCGAGCGCCTCTAATCTGGCAGCGGCTGGGGCTGGAGTGGCTCTATCGCCTTATTCGTCAGCCCTCACGGCTGCGCCGACAGCTAAAACTGCTGAAATATTTGCGCTATCACTGGCGAGGCGATCTCTGA
- the wzyE gene encoding ECA oligosaccharide polymerase gives MSLMQFGGLLVVYLLSLAFILTLTWREFKRVRFNFHLFFTLLFLLTFYFGFPLTSVLVFRFNVDVVPVENLLEALLSATAFYAIYYVSYKIRLKPASATPAKPWLHMNRVETHLTCVILALVALGTVTVFFIHNGFLLFRLTAYNQIFSSEVSGVALKRFFYFFIPAMLIPYFLRPTRRNWLLFLVVTVAFGLLTYALVGGTRANIIIAFALFLFIGITRGWITLWMLATAGVMAIAGMFWLALRRYNLDVMGDEAFYTFLYLTRDTFSPWENLALLLDNYARIEFQGLAPLWRDFYVFIPTWLWPDRPLAVLNSANYFTWEVLNNHSGLAISPTLIGSLVVMGGVWAIPLGAVAVGMIIKAFDAIYQRGCLETNRYSGAILQSFCFGAVFNMIVLAREGLDAFGSRVVFFCIIFAACLGMAKLLFWLLDRAGLIRDRSRRVVHSPL, from the coding sequence ATGAGTCTTATGCAGTTTGGCGGCCTGCTGGTGGTCTATCTGCTGTCGCTGGCGTTTATCCTGACCCTGACCTGGCGGGAGTTTAAGCGTGTCCGTTTCAACTTCCATCTCTTCTTCACGCTGCTGTTCCTGCTGACTTTCTATTTCGGCTTTCCACTGACCTCGGTGCTGGTGTTCCGCTTTAATGTCGATGTCGTACCGGTTGAAAATCTGCTGGAGGCGCTGCTGTCGGCCACGGCGTTTTACGCCATCTATTACGTCAGCTATAAAATACGCCTGAAGCCCGCCAGCGCCACGCCGGCGAAACCCTGGCTGCATATGAATCGCGTCGAAACCCATCTGACCTGCGTGATTCTGGCGCTGGTGGCGCTGGGCACCGTCACAGTGTTCTTTATTCACAACGGCTTTCTGCTGTTCCGCCTGACCGCCTACAACCAGATCTTCTCCAGCGAAGTCTCGGGCGTGGCGCTTAAGCGATTTTTCTACTTCTTTATTCCGGCGATGCTGATCCCCTACTTTTTACGCCCGACGCGCCGCAACTGGCTGCTGTTCCTGGTGGTCACCGTGGCTTTTGGTTTACTGACCTATGCGCTCGTCGGGGGCACTCGCGCCAATATCATTATCGCGTTTGCCCTGTTCCTGTTTATCGGGATTACCCGCGGCTGGATCACGCTGTGGATGCTGGCAACCGCCGGGGTGATGGCGATTGCCGGGATGTTCTGGCTGGCGCTGCGCCGCTATAACCTGGACGTCATGGGCGATGAGGCGTTCTATACCTTCCTCTATCTGACGCGTGATACGTTTTCGCCGTGGGAAAACCTCGCCCTGCTGCTGGATAACTACGCCAGAATCGAGTTTCAGGGACTGGCTCCGCTGTGGCGCGATTTTTACGTGTTTATTCCGACCTGGCTCTGGCCGGATCGGCCGCTGGCGGTGCTGAACAGCGCGAACTACTTTACCTGGGAAGTGCTGAACAACCACTCTGGCCTGGCGATTTCACCTACGCTGATAGGCTCGCTGGTGGTGATGGGCGGCGTCTGGGCGATTCCTCTCGGCGCCGTCGCGGTCGGGATGATTATTAAAGCCTTTGATGCGATCTATCAGCGCGGCTGTCTTGAGACCAATCGCTACAGCGGCGCCATCCTGCAAAGCTTCTGTTTTGGTGCGGTGTTTAACATGATCGTGCTGGCACGCGAAGGTCTTGATGCGTTCGGCTCTCGCGTGGTGTTTTTCTGCATCATTTTTGCTGCGTGCCTGGGCATGGCTAAATTACTTTTCTGGTTACTGGATCGCGCAGGTTTGATTCGCGACCGCAGCAGGCGGGTCGTGCACAGCCCGCTCTGA